In Candidatus Bathyarchaeia archaeon, a single genomic region encodes these proteins:
- the radA gene encoding DNA repair and recombination protein RadA, translated as MTAEVLDIQDLDGVGPVTANKLREAGYDSISSLAIAPIRELVEKAGLESSVAHKISKAARETIQTDFVTAKQLWDRRKTLLRLSFGSNNLNTLLGGGLETQAITEFVGEFGAGKSQISMKLSIQTQLPAAEGGLEGKVLFIDTEGTFAAQRVFQMAQASGQDPDKILDGIIYSRVYNSDHQILTVDHAFKICKEENIKLLVVDSILSHFRGEYIGRESLSERQQRLNSHLHKLLRFAQALNLAVVVTNQVQANPQAFFGDPMRPAGGNIMAHASTHRIMLKKSSQGLRVAKVIDSPYLPESETYFRITEKGVEDAVARNKRDE; from the coding sequence ATGACCGCTGAAGTGTTAGATATTCAAGACCTAGACGGCGTTGGTCCAGTTACTGCAAACAAGCTCCGGGAAGCAGGATACGACTCTATCTCTTCCCTCGCAATCGCACCTATTCGCGAACTTGTCGAGAAAGCCGGTCTCGAGAGTAGTGTTGCCCACAAGATCAGCAAGGCTGCTCGCGAAACCATTCAGACAGACTTTGTTACTGCCAAACAATTGTGGGATCGACGTAAGACACTGCTTCGCCTGAGCTTTGGATCGAATAACCTCAACACACTGTTGGGTGGCGGACTTGAGACACAGGCCATCACAGAGTTCGTCGGCGAATTCGGCGCAGGCAAATCCCAGATTAGTATGAAGTTGAGTATTCAGACTCAGCTTCCCGCCGCAGAAGGAGGACTAGAGGGAAAAGTTCTCTTCATCGATACGGAAGGAACTTTCGCGGCCCAACGAGTATTCCAGATGGCACAGGCCAGCGGCCAAGATCCAGACAAGATTCTTGATGGTATTATTTACAGTCGGGTTTACAATAGCGATCATCAGATACTGACTGTTGATCACGCTTTCAAGATCTGCAAAGAAGAAAACATCAAACTGCTCGTTGTCGATTCTATCCTCTCACACTTCCGCGGCGAATATATTGGTCGAGAGTCCCTCAGCGAAAGACAGCAGCGCTTGAACAGTCATCTCCACAAGCTCCTCCGTTTCGCCCAAGCCCTCAACCTCGCAGTCGTCGTCACCAACCAGGTGCAGGCTAATCCGCAAGCCTTCTTCGGCGACCCTATGCGCCCCGCAGGTGGGAACATCATGGCCCACGCATCCACACATCGCATTATGCTCAAAAAGTCCAGCCAGGGACTACGAGTCGCCAAGGTCATAGACTCGCCCTATCTGCCAGAATCCGAAACCTACTTCCGTATTACGGAAAAGGGCGTTGAAGACGCTGTCGCCCGCAACAAACGCGACGAATAA
- a CDS encoding ornithine cyclodeaminase family protein, with product MRRSVSISKSIQLARQAYVLRAKKKVLEPLRTWFTVRDGASFYFMPAHIVGLGTVSIKVVSVNPRNRMSALPSTSAAIYVFDSKTGSELARIAGDNLTAIRTAASSALATDILALKETDTLGIIGTGKQAQAHLPAIMKVRDFSQVLAYSPSKKHRERFVRSASKVASVPVTATRSAEEVARKSDVLVLATSSRVPLFIGSRVSLGTHVNAIGASLPNSREMDTTLLKRSILVVDSLEQAVTNYGDIMIPLKEKAITRSHITELGELLLDPGRIKRRESEITVFKAGGLGVLDAVFADYVVSQFPEHCAMEPI from the coding sequence GTGCGTCGCTCTGTGTCAATCAGTAAGTCAATCCAGCTTGCTCGCCAAGCCTACGTCCTTCGAGCGAAGAAGAAGGTACTCGAACCGCTGCGCACTTGGTTCACGGTTAGAGATGGCGCCTCTTTTTATTTCATGCCTGCCCACATAGTCGGCCTTGGCACGGTGTCCATCAAAGTAGTCAGCGTGAACCCTAGAAACCGCATGAGCGCTCTTCCCTCTACATCAGCTGCGATTTATGTTTTCGATTCGAAAACAGGGTCGGAGTTGGCGCGTATTGCCGGGGATAACTTGACCGCGATTAGAACCGCTGCCAGCTCGGCGTTAGCTACTGATATTCTAGCGCTCAAAGAGACAGACACTTTGGGAATCATCGGAACCGGAAAACAAGCTCAGGCCCATCTTCCAGCGATAATGAAAGTGAGAGACTTTTCGCAGGTCCTAGCTTATTCTCCATCAAAAAAGCATCGAGAGAGGTTCGTCCGAAGCGCTTCCAAGGTTGCCTCGGTACCAGTAACTGCTACCCGTTCCGCCGAAGAAGTAGCTCGAAAATCCGACGTTCTCGTCCTAGCTACCAGCTCTCGTGTTCCTCTCTTCATTGGCTCTAGGGTTTCACTTGGGACCCACGTGAATGCGATAGGAGCCTCTCTCCCGAACTCACGAGAGATGGACACGACCCTCCTGAAAAGATCCATTCTTGTTGTTGACTCTCTGGAACAGGCTGTTACGAACTATGGAGACATCATGATACCGCTCAAGGAGAAGGCGATCACGAGATCGCACATCACAGAGCTGGGCGAGTTACTCCTCGACCCTGGCAGGATCAAGAGACGAGAGAGTGAAATTACTGTTTTCAAGGCCGGAGGATTGGGAGTACTGGACGCGGTCTTTGCGGACTACGTGGTCTCCCAGTTCCCAGAACATTGTGCAATGGAACCAATTTAA